DNA sequence from the Pseudoglutamicibacter cumminsii genome:
TTCGCCCAGGAACTGGCCGGCCTTGCGCCCCACGCTTTTCAGGGTCTGCCCGGCGGTAGGTTGAGGGCTGCGACGTGCGCGGTTTTCCGCGGTCAGTGGGCGCCCCGGATGCTCAGCTGCTACTTCCTTGGCGGCGCGCCGGCCCCGTTTCTTCTGTCCGTTCTCATCCGCTTTATTCGGCTGAGAATCGCGTCCATCCTCCGATGACATGTTTTCTCCTCAAGGTATGGGTTCGTTCTTCATCATATAGAGATATGTTTTTCGGCTAGTGGTACGGGATCTTCGGCTAGTCATGCTGAGCCTTTTCCTTGCAGGGGCATATGATGAACGTGAGGCATCGTGCCGTTATTACTGCAAGCGAGAACACTGAAGAGGACTCCGTGACGCAAGAGCAGGACTACACCCAACTTTCCCCTAAGCTGTCCGTTTCGTCGGCTGTTCCTGACCGGAACTTGGCGATGGAGCTGGTCCGCGTGACTGAGGTCGCGGCGATCGCATCGGCCCCGTGGGTTGGCCACGGCGACAAGAACGGGGCGGACGGCGCGGCTGTCGATGCGATGCGTGCGATGCTCACGACCGTTGATTTCAACGGTGTCGTGGTGATCGGTGAGGGCGAGAAGGATGAAGCCCCGATGCTGTTCAACGGCGAGCACGTGGGTTCCGGTAACGGTCCCGAAGCCGATGTTGCGGTTGACCCGATCGACGGCACCCGTCTTACGGCGCAGGGCCTGAACAATGCGCTGTCCGTGATGGCTGTTGCTGAACGCGGGACGATGTACGACCCTTCGGCAGTGTTCTACATGGACAAGCTCGTGACCGGCCCGGAGGCCGCGGATTCGGTTGATCTCCGCTTGCCGATCGGCGAGAACATTCGCCGTGTTGCGAAGGCTAAGGGTAAGAAGCCATCCCAGGTGACGGTGACCGTACTTGATCGCCCACGTCACGCTGACATGATCAAGGAGATCCGCGAGGCTGGTGCGCGCACCAAGCTGATCCTCGACGGTGATGTTGCAGGCGCGATCGCGGCCGCTCGCCCTGATTCGGGTGTCGACATGCTCGTGGGTATCGGTGGTACCCCTGAAGGCATCGTGACCGCGTGCGCTATCCGCGCACTGGGCGGCGTGATCCAGGGCCGCTTGCACCCAACGGATGACGCTGAGCGCGAGGCCGCAGAGAAGGCCGGCTTGGACGTCAACCAGGTTTTGTCGACCGAGGACCTCGTCACGACCGACAACTGCTACTTCGTCGCGACCGGCATCACCGACGGCGACCTGCTACGCGGTGTCCGCTACCGTGGCGACCGCATCGTGACCCAGTCCCTCGTGCTTCGGGCCAAGTCCGGCACCGTTCGCGAAGTAACCGCAGAGCACCGCGCCGACAAATGGGACGGATTCACCCGCTAAAACACAGAGCATTAAACGTTGGTGGGGCGTGGATGATGATTCATCCACGCCCCACCAACGTTTAGCCCTCTACCTGGTCATCTAAGTCGCTACCTGGTCATCGTGGCGGATGAACCGGATGCGGCTACTTTCTGCCGGTTGAGCGGGGTAGCACACAAGTACGCGTGGGCATCCTCGTCCGCTTCGATAGAAAGCTCACCTGCAGAGGCGGGGATGAAGGCGGACTCGCCGCGGCCGAGGTGGATCTGTGTCCCGTCGGCTCCTCGCACGGTGACGTTGCCCGCGAGCGCGATGATGCACGCCGGACCCCGCAGTGAAATGTTCCCGGACGAAGCTCCCTTGATACGCACGAGCTCGAACTCGTCGAACTCGGTCGAGTACAGCTCGATGCCTGGCTTCTCTTGCTCGGGGCGAACCCACGTCGGTTCGAGTGAAGCGAAACGGACGAT
Encoded proteins:
- the glpX gene encoding class II fructose-bisphosphatase; this translates as MELVRVTEVAAIASAPWVGHGDKNGADGAAVDAMRAMLTTVDFNGVVVIGEGEKDEAPMLFNGEHVGSGNGPEADVAVDPIDGTRLTAQGLNNALSVMAVAERGTMYDPSAVFYMDKLVTGPEAADSVDLRLPIGENIRRVAKAKGKKPSQVTVTVLDRPRHADMIKEIREAGARTKLILDGDVAGAIAAARPDSGVDMLVGIGGTPEGIVTACAIRALGGVIQGRLHPTDDAEREAAEKAGLDVNQVLSTEDLVTTDNCYFVATGITDGDLLRGVRYRGDRIVTQSLVLRAKSGTVREVTAEHRADKWDGFTR